The Ahaetulla prasina isolate Xishuangbanna chromosome 3, ASM2864084v1, whole genome shotgun sequence genome window below encodes:
- the UBE2D2 gene encoding ubiquitin-conjugating enzyme E2 D2 isoform X2, whose protein sequence is MFHWQATIMGPNDSPYQGGVFFLTIHFPTDYPFKPPKVAFTTRIYHPNINSNGSICLDILRSQWSPALTISKVLLSICSLLCDPNPDDPLVPEIARIYKTDREKYNRIAREWTQKYAM, encoded by the exons A tgTTCCACTGGCAAGCAACAATAATGGGACCA AATGACAGTCCCTATCAGGGTGGGGTGTTCTTCTTGACAATTCACTTTCCAACAGATTACCCCTTTAAACCGCCTAAG gTTGCATTTACGACAAGAATTTATCATCCAAATATTAACAGTAATGGCAGTATTTGTCTTGACATTCTACGGTCGCAATGGTCTCCAGCATTAACTATTTCAAAAG TACTTTTGTCCATCTGTTCTCTGTTGTGTGATCCCAATCCAGATGATCCTTTAGTGCCTGAGATTGCAcggatctacaaaacagatagaGAAAA GTACAACAGAATAGCTCGAGAATGGACTCAGAAGTATGCGATGTAA
- the UBE2D2 gene encoding ubiquitin-conjugating enzyme E2 D2 isoform X1, with protein sequence MALKRIHKELNDLARDPPAQCSAGPVGDDMFHWQATIMGPNDSPYQGGVFFLTIHFPTDYPFKPPKVAFTTRIYHPNINSNGSICLDILRSQWSPALTISKVLLSICSLLCDPNPDDPLVPEIARIYKTDREKYNRIAREWTQKYAM encoded by the exons GAGCTGAATGATCTGGCACGTGATCCTCCAGCACAGTGTTCAGCAGGGCCTGTTGGGGATGATA tgTTCCACTGGCAAGCAACAATAATGGGACCA AATGACAGTCCCTATCAGGGTGGGGTGTTCTTCTTGACAATTCACTTTCCAACAGATTACCCCTTTAAACCGCCTAAG gTTGCATTTACGACAAGAATTTATCATCCAAATATTAACAGTAATGGCAGTATTTGTCTTGACATTCTACGGTCGCAATGGTCTCCAGCATTAACTATTTCAAAAG TACTTTTGTCCATCTGTTCTCTGTTGTGTGATCCCAATCCAGATGATCCTTTAGTGCCTGAGATTGCAcggatctacaaaacagatagaGAAAA GTACAACAGAATAGCTCGAGAATGGACTCAGAAGTATGCGATGTAA